The window ATAATAGTGAGAGAAATCTGGGTTttttcttgagagagagagagagagagagagagagaaagaaggtggccctaatttttttatttgtttatttttcattaatatattattaaagaaaatataaaataatacaagaaaataaaattaaaatggtAAAATCCTCTTTTCAGGTTTTCCAAAGATCAAAACCACTGAAATTATTCTTAAGTTTTGAccgtttattttaaaactttttagatctTATCCACAGGTTTTTTGAAAGATGAAAACCAAAACAACCAGATTTGCAGTTTTATCTCATTTAAATAATTCTTTATAATCTTCTAGATTCGGCCTCCTATTTATAAGGTGCTTGTTCGGCCTCCTACATGAGCCTTGAGAGACCATTGGTCTTTTAGGCCACGTATCTTAACAAATTAAAGGCATATGCATTAATCCAAAACTACTGTGTATCAAAATTAGTGTATAAATAACGCATTCAACCGAAGGCTTAATTCCCTAATATTAGTGGTCCATCCTGAAACACAGATAAAGAGGCAGGGATCTATGTCAGTGATGTTGCATGAACCACCGGTGAACCACATTTCAGCTATTGATCGGAGTGGAATTGCACCTCCTGTTATTAATAGCAAAGACTATAATCTTCAAGAGATTAACGCTAAGAAGGTTTCGTCTTGCATTCTTTCCAAATTTCAACACAAAAAATAAGCAGATATCCAACTTTAGTTTGTGTTTCTTTATTTAGATGATTACGCTCATGCTTAAAGCTATACGAGTGGCTAAAGTTATTTTTACCATAAAATGCAACTGAACTTTTTTTTATTCTTGTAAAGGATGCTGCTGGATGGAGAACTTTTCTCTCGTTTGTTGGTCCTGGTTTCCTAGTTTCATTGGGTTACCTTGATCCTGGGAATTGTATGTCTGATTTTGATCATTTGATATCTTGTTTTGCATTATCTAGTCGCAAACTTATGAATATTTTTTATGCAGTTGAAACTGATTTACAAGCAGGAGCAGACCACAGATACGAGGTAAATGTTCAGGCCTGGAACGTTCATAGCTATATAGTATAAAGAAACGCCCTTCAGTTATATCAATGAATAGTTTAATCTTTTCAGCTACTTTGGGTGATTCTGATTGGGTTAATCTTTGCACTTGTGATTCAATCTCTTGCTGTAAATTTAGGAGTATGCACTGGTATGACAAAGAATTCATCCTATGAATTTGTTTACTATTTGTAAAACTAGAATATAAATATATCTATAGAAATTATGAGGTTTTTTGCTCAGGGAAGCATCTATCAGAGATATGCAAAGCTGAATACCCAATATTTATGAAATATTGCCTATGGCTGCTTGCTGAGATTGCTGTCATTGCAGCCGATATTCCTGAAGGTTATAAATAAATTAAGAGCTTATCTATGAAGATTATTTAAATGATGGGTTTAATTATATTTCCTCTACGCAAGTTTTCATTAAAATTGTGATAGCTCTTCTCTTTCACGTTGACAGTGATTGGGACCGCTTTTGCACTAAATATCTTATTCAAACTTCCACTTTGGGTCGGGGTTCTTCTTACTGGTTTCAGCACCCTCCTATTTCTTGGCATTCAAAGATATGGTGTAAGTTTACTTTTCTTATTACAAAGTCTGTGGCCTTTATGGAAGAAGACAGGTTTtcattaattatattaattttcAAGAAGCAATTTATGTATAATCTGAATAGTTCCCATTATATTAATGTTCACATATCTTAACTCTAAATTCATTATttctgcacacacacacacacatataggtAAGGAAGCTTGAAGGGATAGCCGTTTTAGTTTTGGTTATGGCTGGTTGTTTCTTTGGAGAAATGAGCTATGTGAAGCCACCAGCTGGTGATTTGCTAAAGGGAATGTTCATTCCTAAACTTGGTGGCCGAGGGGCTACCGGTGATACCATTGCACTACTTGGTGCTCTTGTTATGCCGTATGATCCCATTGACCATAAACTCAACTTCATTATGATCTTCCCTAGAAACTGTTTTAGTTTTTTTAGTATGCATTTTCCTCTTTAAAACAGGCATAATCTCTTTCTACATTCTGCTCTTGTTCTCTCCCGGAGGATACCAAATTCAGTTCATGGTGTCAACGTAAGTCGTTGCATGGATAAGGACACTCATAAATATGTAGACCTCAAAGATCTAAAAAAACTCCTTCATAATTAAGTAGAACTCGATTTCATGTTGTTGATGGATGCATGATCTTTTGTACTCCAGGATGCATGCAGATATTTCCTGATAGAAAGTGGCTTTGCTCTCTTTGTCGCATTTTTAATCAACGTGTCAATTGTCGCTGTTTCTGGTACTGTTTGCTCAGGCAAGAACATATCAAGTGACTCCTTGGATCGC of the Lactuca sativa cultivar Salinas chromosome 6, Lsat_Salinas_v11, whole genome shotgun sequence genome contains:
- the LOC111901958 gene encoding metal transporter Nramp1 isoform X1; translation: MSVMLHEPPVNHISAIDRSGIAPPVINSKDYNLQEINAKKDAAGWRTFLSFVGPGFLVSLGYLDPGNFETDLQAGADHRYELLWVILIGLIFALVIQSLAVNLGVCTGKHLSEICKAEYPIFMKYCLWLLAEIAVIAADIPEVIGTAFALNILFKLPLWVGVLLTGFSTLLFLGIQRYGVRKLEGIAVLVLVMAGCFFGEMSYVKPPAGDLLKGMFIPKLGGRGATGDTIALLGALVMPHNLFLHSALVLSRRIPNSVHGVNVSRCMDKDTHKYDACRYFLIESGFALFVAFLINVSIVAVSGTVCSGKNISSDSLDRCNDLSVHSASFLLRNVLGNSSSTLYAMALLASGQSSTITGTYAGQFIMQGFLELKMRKWLRNLITRCIAIMPSLIVSIIGGSSGAGRLIIIASMILSFELPFALIPLLKFSSTTTKMGPHKNSTIIIVFSWVVGVGIIGINIHYLSTTFVNWLIHSTLPKVAIVFIGMLVFPVMAIYVLSVLYLMFRKDVITLEPRKLDRNADREDLADIPYSATEMSFVNSSVI
- the LOC111901958 gene encoding metal transporter Nramp5 isoform X3; its protein translation is MSVMLHEPPVNHISAIDRSGIAPPVINSKDYNLQEINAKKDAAGWRTFLSFVGPGFLVSLGYLDPGNFETDLQAGADHRYELLWVILIGLIFALVIQSLAVNLGVCTGKHLSEICKAEYPIFMKYCLWLLAEIAVIAADIPEVIGTAFALNILFKLPLWVGVLLTGFSTLLFLGIQRYGVRKLEGIAVLVLVMAGCFFGEMSYVKPPAGDLLKGMFIPKLGGRGATGDTIALLGALVMPHNLFLHSALVLSRRIPNSVHGVNVSRCMDKDTHKYDACRYFLIESGFALFVAFLINVSIVAVSGTVCSGKNISSDSLDRCNDLSVHSASFLLRNVLGNSSSTLYAMALLASGQSSTITGTYAGQFIMQGFLELKMRKWLRNLITRCIAIMPSLIVSIIGGSSGAGRLIIIASMILSFELPFALIPLLKFSSTTTKMGPHKNSTIELG
- the LOC111901958 gene encoding metal transporter Nramp1 isoform X2 — protein: MSVMLHEPPVNHISAIDRSGIAPPVINSKDYNLQEINAKKDAAGWRTFLSFVGPGFLVSLGYLDPGNFETDLQAGADHRYELLWVILIGLIFALVIQSLAVNLGVCTGKHLSEICKAEYPIFMKYCLWLLAEIAVIAADIPEVIGTAFALNILFKLPLWVGVLLTGFSTLLFLGIQRYGVRKLEGIAVLVLVMAGCFFGEMSYVKPPAGDLLKGMFIPKLGGRGATGDTIALLGALVMPHNLFLHSALVLSRRIPNSVHGVNDACRYFLIESGFALFVAFLINVSIVAVSGTVCSGKNISSDSLDRCNDLSVHSASFLLRNVLGNSSSTLYAMALLASGQSSTITGTYAGQFIMQGFLELKMRKWLRNLITRCIAIMPSLIVSIIGGSSGAGRLIIIASMILSFELPFALIPLLKFSSTTTKMGPHKNSTIIIVFSWVVGVGIIGINIHYLSTTFVNWLIHSTLPKVAIVFIGMLVFPVMAIYVLSVLYLMFRKDVITLEPRKLDRNADREDLADIPYSATEMSFVNSSVI